The Myxococcaceae bacterium JPH2 genome window below encodes:
- the prfB gene encoding peptide chain release factor 2, which translates to MRWRRSTASRSACPRSGGIFDLDRKRSRIALIERDSTQPGFWDDNTKAQALLKEKSTLESKVGTFDKAMRGLDDAQVLLELAAEANDADSAKEAEDSLQSLEGEVAKLELARMLSGPQDHNNCFMDINPGAGGTDAMDWAAMLFRMYSRYAETKGWTVEISDEQPGEEAGFKNVSLRIAGENAYGYLKAEVGVHRLVRISPFDANARRQTAFASVDVYPEVDDTIHIDIPEKDIELKFIRGGGAGGQKVNKTSSTAQLRHLPTGIIITCQTERSQSANKDMAFQILRGRLFELEMKKREAERDAAEAQKKDISFGSQIRSYVLAPYRMVKDLRTGVETGNVDSVLDGDLDEFIVSQLLGVKNPNRNAALE; encoded by the coding sequence ATTCGATGGAGAAGATCAACGGCCTCAAGGAGCGCCTGTCCGCGCTCCGGGGGCATCTTTGACCTCGACCGCAAGCGGTCCCGCATCGCGCTGATTGAACGAGACTCCACCCAGCCGGGCTTCTGGGACGACAACACCAAGGCGCAGGCGCTGCTGAAGGAGAAGTCCACCTTGGAGTCCAAGGTGGGGACCTTCGACAAGGCCATGCGCGGGTTGGACGACGCGCAGGTGCTGCTGGAACTGGCCGCGGAGGCCAACGACGCGGACAGCGCGAAGGAGGCGGAGGACTCGCTCCAGTCGCTGGAGGGCGAGGTCGCCAAGCTCGAGCTGGCGCGCATGCTGTCCGGGCCGCAGGACCACAACAACTGCTTCATGGACATCAACCCGGGCGCGGGCGGCACGGATGCCATGGACTGGGCGGCCATGCTCTTCCGCATGTACTCGCGCTACGCGGAGACGAAGGGCTGGACGGTCGAAATCAGCGACGAGCAGCCCGGCGAAGAGGCGGGCTTCAAGAACGTGTCGCTGCGCATCGCGGGCGAGAACGCCTACGGCTACCTCAAGGCCGAGGTGGGCGTGCACCGGCTCGTGCGCATCAGCCCGTTCGACGCCAACGCGCGGCGGCAGACGGCCTTCGCCTCGGTGGACGTGTATCCGGAGGTGGATGACACCATCCACATCGACATCCCGGAGAAGGACATCGAGCTGAAGTTCATCCGAGGTGGCGGCGCGGGTGGCCAGAAGGTGAACAAGACGTCGTCCACGGCCCAGCTGCGCCACCTGCCCACGGGCATCATCATCACCTGCCAGACGGAGCGCTCGCAGTCGGCCAACAAGGACATGGCCTTCCAGATTCTGCGCGGCCGCCTCTTCGAGCTGGAGATGAAGAAGCGCGAGGCCGAGCGCGACGCGGCCGAGGCGCAGAAGAAGGACATCTCGTTCGGCTCGCAGATCCGCAGCTACGTGCTCGCCCCGTACCGCATGGTGAAGGACCTGCGCACGGGCGTGGAGACGGGCAACGTGGACTCGGTCCTGGACGGAGACCTGGACGAGTTCATCGTCTCGCAGCTGTTGGGCGTGAAGAACCCCAACCGCAACGCGGCGCTGGAGTAA
- a CDS encoding sigma-70 family RNA polymerase sigma factor: MSPSEALELGQDGPGESVALEARRQEQALVARLRRGHTDAFETLVHQYEDRLYDFCVRMVGDREEAHDLVQEVFVSVHQNLRRFREDSRLSTWLFRITKNHCINRLKYLQRRGRGRSEAFDEFSAGSHVEVFGAPPGPDAALESARERARVQQAISQLEPDARMLVALRDVEGLSYDEIVDITELPEGTVKSRLHRAREKLADILGRPEP, from the coding sequence GTGTCACCGAGCGAGGCGCTCGAGCTGGGGCAGGACGGTCCGGGCGAGTCCGTGGCGCTGGAGGCCCGGCGCCAGGAGCAGGCCCTCGTGGCCCGACTCCGGCGTGGCCACACCGACGCGTTCGAGACCCTGGTCCACCAATACGAGGACCGGCTCTACGACTTCTGCGTGCGCATGGTCGGCGACCGCGAGGAGGCGCACGACCTGGTGCAGGAGGTCTTCGTCAGCGTGCACCAGAACCTGCGCCGCTTCCGCGAGGACTCGCGCCTGTCCACGTGGCTGTTCCGCATCACCAAGAACCACTGCATCAACCGCCTCAAGTACCTCCAGCGGCGAGGGCGGGGCCGCTCGGAGGCCTTCGACGAGTTCAGCGCGGGCAGCCACGTGGAGGTCTTCGGCGCGCCTCCCGGCCCCGACGCGGCCCTGGAGTCCGCGCGCGAGCGGGCGCGGGTGCAGCAGGCGATTTCCCAGCTCGAGCCGGATGCGCGCATGCTGGTCGCACTGCGCGACGTCGAGGGGCTGAGCTACGACGAAATCGTGGACATCACTGAATTGCCCGAGGGCACCGTGAAGAGTCGGTTGCATCGGGCGCGCGAGAAGCTGGCGGACATCCTGGGACGGCCGGAGCCATGA
- a CDS encoding zf-HC2 domain-containing protein — MSGTQQQSTDVEPRLSHREAREAFLSLADEALDASREKSVRAHLDGCPECREGWERYARTVSRLRGVPREKAPPALATRVMGRVRRQRRFGLRGIHQTYVHQRFPVEILVTLLVAAAVALFLMAVI; from the coding sequence ATGAGCGGCACTCAACAGCAATCGACGGACGTGGAACCGCGGCTGAGTCACCGCGAGGCGCGGGAGGCGTTCCTCTCGCTCGCGGACGAGGCCCTGGACGCCTCGCGCGAGAAGTCAGTGCGAGCCCACCTGGACGGCTGCCCCGAGTGCCGGGAAGGGTGGGAGCGCTACGCCCGCACGGTGTCGCGGTTGCGCGGCGTGCCTCGGGAGAAGGCGCCGCCCGCGCTCGCGACCCGGGTGATGGGGCGCGTGCGTCGGCAGCGGCGGTTCGGGCTCCGGGGGATTCATCAGACGTACGTCCACCAGCGCTTTCCCGTGGAGATCCTCGTCACGCTGCTGGTGGCGGCGGCCGTGGCCCTCTTCCTGATGGCGGTCATCTAG
- a CDS encoding PilZ domain-containing protein, producing the protein MPLPGAPWDSASARRPPPPQVLLVEPGSERAARLTSLLQGTACACTVVPGLEAARAAYDVFRPLMVLVGHAALTAENSPGVQRLRTHPTHGDVPLVVLADSEAPAQVLESSARGGADDCLLGPLRAAQLHSRVRLLLGAPGATHPSAPGVLLVGEAAGTPHGLGAALELSGFHVVYAQTLEWATRLGTHPGAAPLQLIVVRAEGLALPEPVLTDRLRPLSQLPTPLLVWESGDAGAILARVQALLRRPLPDLRVHERVPFHCPVEFREPRGDGLWSASLAQEMSPGGLFLRTLAPAPEGAALELRIHLPVSRDAFEVSGVVAWANRPGPRRIHAYRMGMGVQFVGMSPRRRMQLKEICRTAAT; encoded by the coding sequence ATGCCCTTGCCTGGAGCACCCTGGGATTCCGCCTCGGCACGACGTCCACCGCCGCCGCAGGTGCTGCTGGTGGAGCCCGGCTCCGAGCGCGCCGCACGGCTGACCTCCCTGCTTCAAGGCACCGCCTGCGCCTGCACCGTCGTCCCGGGATTGGAAGCGGCGCGCGCGGCGTATGACGTGTTCCGGCCGCTGATGGTGCTGGTGGGCCACGCGGCGCTGACGGCCGAGAACAGCCCTGGGGTCCAGCGGCTGCGCACGCATCCCACCCATGGCGACGTACCGCTCGTCGTCCTCGCGGACTCGGAAGCGCCCGCGCAGGTGCTGGAGTCGAGCGCGCGGGGCGGCGCGGATGACTGCCTCTTGGGCCCCCTCCGAGCGGCGCAGCTCCATTCCCGGGTGCGTCTGCTGCTAGGCGCGCCGGGAGCGACGCATCCGAGCGCGCCGGGGGTGCTGCTCGTGGGCGAGGCCGCCGGCACGCCCCACGGACTGGGCGCGGCGCTGGAGCTGAGCGGGTTCCACGTCGTCTATGCGCAGACCTTGGAGTGGGCCACGCGGCTCGGCACGCATCCGGGCGCGGCGCCGCTGCAGCTCATCGTCGTCCGCGCCGAGGGGCTCGCGCTGCCCGAGCCCGTGCTGACGGACCGCCTAAGGCCCTTGTCCCAGCTCCCAACGCCGCTGCTCGTCTGGGAGTCGGGGGACGCGGGCGCCATCCTCGCGCGCGTGCAGGCCCTGCTGCGCCGTCCGCTCCCTGACTTGCGCGTGCACGAGCGCGTCCCGTTCCACTGCCCCGTCGAGTTTCGCGAGCCGCGCGGAGACGGCCTCTGGAGCGCGAGCCTCGCCCAGGAGATGAGCCCGGGTGGCCTCTTCCTGCGGACGTTGGCACCCGCGCCCGAGGGCGCCGCGCTGGAGCTGCGCATCCACCTGCCCGTCTCACGTGACGCCTTCGAAGTGTCCGGCGTCGTCGCGTGGGCCAATCGCCCGGGGCCGCGACGCATCCATGCCTACCGCATGGGCATGGGCGTGCAGTTCGTCGGGATGAGTCCGCGTCGGCGCATGCAGCTCAAGGAGATCTGCCGCACCGCCGCGACCTGA